One window of the Vicinamibacteria bacterium genome contains the following:
- a CDS encoding undecaprenyl-diphosphate phosphatase, with the protein MSILVAAFLGVVQGLTEFLPISSSGHLVIAQHFVPGFDQPGVLFEIVLHLGTLLAVVFYLRAEVSMLLSGLRPGSEGRTGRRLILLLAVGTLPAVIVALTLRDFVEQSFESLSVVGVCLCATGLLLLYSARFHKEQKELTELGLLDALVVGAFQSIALLPGVSRSGTTIVAGLGRGIAHGSAARFSFLLSLPAIFGAAVLNIPEATRVPEAAVGGYLVGFLTAFAIGYLAIGIVIKFLASRRFHMFGYYCLAVGGAVLVSVALGLA; encoded by the coding sequence GTGAGTATCCTCGTCGCGGCTTTTCTCGGAGTCGTGCAGGGCCTGACCGAATTTCTGCCCATCTCGAGCTCGGGGCACCTCGTGATCGCCCAGCACTTCGTTCCCGGCTTCGATCAGCCCGGCGTCCTCTTCGAGATAGTCCTTCATCTCGGCACGCTCCTGGCCGTGGTCTTCTACTTGCGCGCCGAAGTCTCCATGCTGCTTTCGGGTCTGAGGCCGGGGAGCGAGGGACGTACGGGGCGGCGGTTGATTCTGCTGCTCGCCGTCGGGACGCTCCCCGCCGTCATCGTCGCGCTCACCCTCCGCGATTTCGTGGAGCAGAGCTTCGAGAGCCTATCGGTCGTTGGTGTTTGTCTGTGTGCCACCGGGCTCCTGCTCCTGTACTCGGCGCGGTTTCACAAGGAGCAAAAAGAGCTCACCGAGCTCGGGCTCCTCGATGCTCTCGTGGTCGGAGCGTTCCAGAGCATCGCCCTCCTTCCGGGGGTGTCCCGGTCGGGAACGACCATCGTTGCCGGGCTCGGGCGCGGCATCGCGCATGGTTCGGCGGCGCGTTTCTCGTTTCTGCTGTCTCTTCCGGCGATCTTCGGGGCCGCGGTGCTCAACATCCCCGAAGCCACCCGCGTTCCCGAGGCCGCGGTCGGCGGCTATCTGGTTGGATTTCTGACGGCTTTCGCCATAGGCTATTTGGCCATCGGAATCGTAATCAAGTTTCTGGCGAGTCGCAGGTTTCACATGTTCGGCTACTACTGTCTTGCCGTGGGAGGTGCGGTCCTTGTCTCGGTCGCGCTCGGTCTCGCATAG